Proteins encoded within one genomic window of Flavobacterium gilvum:
- a CDS encoding methionine aminotransferase: MSFMSKLPNVATSIFTIMSKMATEHNAINLSQGFPNFPVDERLTQIVSKLAFEDVHQYTPMAGYPPLLNKITSLIKTSYARNIIPETELLVTAGATQAIFTTLLALLKPDDEVIILDPSYDCYEAPILLSQAKPIRVPLNDDYTPNWNTIANSFSEKTKMIITNNPHNPTGKILTESDLITLENLLEQHPNVVLLSDEVYEYITFEQKHISTHTRKKILDRCITVSSFGKSFHVTGWKIGYLVAPDYLMKEIKKVHQFLVFSVNSICQVAVSEYLDLVNINEISTFYQEKRDFFRSLLKNSRFQLMPCEGTYFQVVSYAGISDENDVDFCKRLITDYGVAAIPISNFYADGKDLKLIRFCFAKDNQTLEEAARRLSRV, translated from the coding sequence ATCTCCTTCATGAGCAAGCTCCCAAATGTAGCGACCAGCATTTTTACCATAATGTCAAAAATGGCAACAGAACATAATGCCATCAATCTTTCACAGGGTTTTCCAAATTTCCCGGTTGATGAAAGATTAACCCAAATTGTTTCCAAACTAGCATTTGAAGATGTTCATCAATACACTCCAATGGCAGGTTATCCTCCCTTGCTCAACAAAATAACATCATTAATAAAAACTTCATACGCCCGAAATATCATTCCTGAAACCGAATTACTCGTCACGGCTGGCGCAACTCAAGCCATATTCACCACATTACTAGCTCTGCTAAAGCCTGATGACGAAGTAATCATTCTTGATCCCAGTTATGATTGTTACGAAGCTCCAATCCTTTTAAGTCAGGCAAAACCCATTCGCGTGCCACTAAATGATGATTATACTCCAAATTGGAATACGATTGCCAATTCATTTTCGGAGAAAACCAAAATGATAATTACCAACAATCCGCACAATCCAACTGGAAAAATCTTAACCGAATCGGACTTAATAACCCTGGAAAATCTTTTGGAACAGCACCCAAATGTAGTACTGCTTTCAGACGAAGTTTACGAATACATTACTTTCGAACAAAAGCATATCTCGACCCACACTCGAAAAAAAATACTTGACCGTTGCATCACCGTTTCCTCTTTTGGAAAATCATTTCATGTAACAGGATGGAAAATAGGTTACCTCGTGGCGCCCGATTATTTGATGAAAGAAATCAAAAAAGTGCATCAATTTTTGGTTTTCAGCGTCAACAGTATTTGTCAAGTCGCAGTTTCTGAATATTTGGATTTAGTCAACATAAATGAAATCAGCACTTTTTATCAGGAAAAAAGAGATTTTTTCAGATCATTATTAAAAAACAGCCGATTCCAATTGATGCCATGCGAAGGAACTTATTTTCAGGTCGTTTCCTATGCTGGTATTTCAGATGAAAATGATGTGGATTTTTGCAAGCGATTAATAACCGATTACGGAGTTGCCGCCATCCCCATCTCTAATTTTTATGCTGATGGAAAAGATTTAAAATTAATACGTTTTTGCTTCGCCAAAGACAATCAAACACTCGAAGAAGCAGCTAGACGATTGAGTCGGGTATAG
- a CDS encoding SDR family oxidoreductase yields MSYTDKMLRDDALKGKVIVVTGGGSGLGKAMTKYFLELGAQVAITSRDLDKLKNTAQELETETGGTCLPLQCDVRHYEEVENMLQAVLKAFGKVDVLLNNAAGNFISPTERLSANAFDTIIDIVLKGTKNCTLAFGKHWIDTKQASATVLNIVTTYAWTGSAYVVPSATAKAGVLAMTRSLAVEWAKYGIRTNAIAPGPFPTKGAWDRLLPGDLSEKFDMAKKVPLKRVGDHQELANLAAYLVSDFSAYVNGEVIVIDGGEWLKGAGQFNLLEAIPEELWDQLEMMIKAKKRS; encoded by the coding sequence ATGAGTTATACCGATAAAATGCTAAGAGACGATGCCTTAAAAGGAAAAGTAATTGTAGTAACAGGGGGAGGAAGCGGCTTAGGAAAAGCGATGACAAAATATTTTTTGGAATTGGGGGCGCAAGTTGCCATCACTTCTAGAGATTTGGATAAACTAAAAAACACAGCACAAGAGTTGGAAACCGAAACAGGCGGAACATGCTTACCTTTACAATGTGATGTTCGTCATTATGAAGAAGTTGAGAACATGCTTCAAGCTGTATTGAAGGCTTTTGGGAAAGTAGATGTGTTATTAAATAATGCCGCAGGAAATTTTATCTCTCCCACAGAACGCCTTTCGGCAAATGCTTTTGATACCATAATTGACATTGTTTTGAAAGGAACCAAAAACTGTACGCTGGCTTTTGGAAAACACTGGATAGACACCAAACAAGCTTCGGCGACCGTCTTAAATATCGTTACTACGTATGCCTGGACGGGTTCTGCTTATGTGGTTCCGAGTGCCACGGCAAAAGCAGGTGTTCTCGCCATGACGAGAAGCCTCGCTGTAGAATGGGCAAAATATGGTATTCGCACCAATGCGATAGCACCCGGACCGTTCCCAACCAAAGGCGCCTGGGACCGATTATTACCGGGAGACTTATCGGAAAAATTTGATATGGCCAAAAAAGTTCCTTTGAAAAGGGTTGGCGACCATCAGGAATTGGCAAATTTAGCTGCTTATCTGGTTTCTGATTTTTCGGCATACGTAAACGGCGAAGTAATTGTAATTGATGGTGGCGAATGGCTAAAAGGGGCCGGACAATTCAACTTACTCGAAGCTATCCCCGAAGAACTTTGGGATCAATTGGAAATGATGATTAAAGCAAAAAAAAGGAGTTAA
- a CDS encoding ParA family protein, with translation MGKIIAIANQKGGVGKTTTSINLAASLGVLEKKVLLIDADPQANATSGLGIDVETVEIGTYQILEHSHTPEEAIVKSSSPNVDVIPAHIDLVAIEIELVDKENREYMLKKALESVKDQYDYILIDCAPSLGLLTLNALTAADSVVIPIQCEYFALEGLGKLLNTIKSIQKIHNPDLDIEGLLLTMFDSRLRLSNQVVEEVQKHFNDMVFETVIQRNVKLSEAPSFGESIINYDATSKGAVNYIHLAQEIIKKNSK, from the coding sequence ATGGGCAAAATCATAGCGATTGCGAATCAGAAAGGTGGTGTTGGTAAGACAACAACTTCAATTAACCTAGCTGCTTCGTTAGGAGTTTTAGAAAAAAAAGTATTATTGATAGATGCTGATCCTCAAGCGAATGCTACATCCGGATTAGGAATTGATGTCGAAACGGTTGAAATCGGAACCTATCAAATTCTCGAACATAGTCATACCCCTGAAGAGGCTATCGTAAAAAGTTCTTCTCCAAATGTAGATGTAATTCCTGCACATATTGATCTTGTTGCGATTGAAATCGAACTTGTTGACAAAGAAAACAGAGAATATATGCTCAAAAAAGCATTGGAAAGCGTAAAAGACCAATACGATTATATCCTGATTGATTGTGCACCGTCTCTTGGACTTTTGACTTTGAATGCCTTAACTGCTGCAGATTCAGTAGTTATTCCAATTCAGTGTGAATATTTTGCATTGGAAGGTTTGGGCAAATTGTTGAATACAATAAAAAGTATCCAAAAAATCCACAATCCTGATTTGGACATCGAAGGTTTATTATTAACAATGTTTGATTCCAGATTGCGTTTATCTAACCAAGTGGTAGAAGAGGTTCAAAAACACTTCAACGATATGGTTTTTGAAACCGTAATACAAAGAAATGTAAAATTGAGTGAGGCTCCTAGTTTTGGCGAAAGCATCATCAACTATGACGCAACCAGCAAAGGAGCAGTAAATTACATTCACTTAGCCCAAGAAATTATAAAGAAAAACAGTAAATAG
- a CDS encoding ParB/RepB/Spo0J family partition protein, translating into MSKAIKKQALGRGLSALLKDPENDIQSVDDKNADKVVGNIIELEIDAIEINPFQPRSNFNEESLRELATSIKELGVIQPITVRKLDFNKYQLISGERRLRASTLIGLTTVPAYIRIANDNESLVMALVENIQRHDLDPIEIALSYQRLIDEIQLTQEQMSERVGKKRSTISNYLRLLKLDPIIQTGIRDGFISMGHGRAIINIEDHDVQTDIYQKIVSQNLSVRETETLVKNYHDSLKPKPAIPTKSSSFEINDEDVKRFNKYFGAKIDVKVAGNGKGKITIPFHSEEDFNRIIKLIEG; encoded by the coding sequence ATGTCAAAAGCAATAAAAAAACAAGCCTTAGGTAGAGGTTTATCTGCATTATTAAAAGATCCTGAAAACGATATTCAATCGGTAGATGATAAAAACGCAGATAAAGTTGTAGGAAATATTATAGAGCTTGAAATTGATGCTATCGAAATTAATCCGTTTCAGCCCCGAAGCAATTTCAACGAAGAATCGTTACGCGAATTAGCCACTTCCATCAAGGAATTAGGTGTAATTCAACCTATTACTGTTCGTAAATTAGACTTCAACAAATACCAATTAATTTCTGGGGAACGCCGTTTGCGTGCTTCCACTTTGATTGGGCTTACAACTGTTCCTGCTTATATTCGTATTGCAAACGACAACGAATCATTAGTAATGGCCTTGGTTGAAAACATTCAACGTCATGACTTAGATCCGATTGAGATTGCGCTTTCTTACCAACGTTTGATTGATGAAATTCAATTGACTCAGGAACAAATGAGTGAAAGAGTGGGCAAAAAACGTTCCACTATTTCTAATTACTTGCGTCTGTTAAAATTAGACCCAATCATTCAAACAGGAATTCGTGACGGTTTTATCAGTATGGGACATGGTCGAGCCATCATCAACATAGAAGATCATGACGTTCAGACAGATATTTACCAAAAAATAGTAAGTCAAAACCTTTCGGTTAGAGAAACTGAAACTTTGGTAAAAAATTATCACGATAGCCTAAAACCAAAACCAGCAATCCCAACAAAATCATCATCTTTTGAAATTAATGATGAAGATGTAAAAAGATTCAACAAATATTTCGGAGCAAAAATCGATGTAAAAGTTGCAGGAAATGGAAAAGGAAAAATCACCATTCCTTT